GGCGGGGCAGGCGGCGGAGGCCATGGAGGGTCAGCCGAGCTCGGGCCTGGTCGTGCTCTTCGACGGCTCGCTCGTCGTCACGTTCGCGGAGTTGTACGTGAAGCCCCTGCGCGCCCGCTATCTAGCCGCCATTCTTCGCTTGCTGGCGGCGTCGGGACGTGCCGGCGTGCCGGTGGTCGGCTACATCGACTCCAGCCGCGCGCGCGACCTGTGCAAGCTCGTGGAGGGTCTCTTTCGCGCGGAGGGCGACGCACCGGTGACCGACGCCGGGCTCCTGGCCGGGCGTCTGGACTGGGGCGACCGCACGCCGGTCTACCGCTGCGCCCGTGGCGGAATCCTCGCGGACTACGTGAGCGCGGAGCACGGCGACCATCGCGGTGGAGTCTGCTTCGTCTACCTGCAACTGGCCACAGGGCAGCCTCCGGCGCGCGTGGAGTTCCCCTCCTGGGTCTACGACGCCGGCCTGCACGAGCGCCTGCTGGACGTGGTCCGCGCGGAGGTGGTGGCCGGCGCGGGCGGCTACCCCTACGCCCTCGAGACCGCCGACGCGGTGGCGGTGATCACGGCCGAGGACCGGGACCGGTTCTACGCGCTGTTCGAGCGATTCGCCGAAAGAAACCGGCTCGGCTTCCGGCGCTCGGCGAAGGCAGGCAGCAAGGCGCGCCGCCGCGCGTGAGCGGCTTACGCCGTTTCCGGCGCGGCGCGCCCACGACGAGTGATCCGGCAGGCGGACCCGCGCGGCGGCCGCCTGGCAGGCGCTCCCAACGGAGGACGCGCGACGCATGGAGATCGGCAGGATCGTGATGGCCAACTCGCACCTGGACTACGTGGCGCAAGTGTACGGCCCGTCGGAGGCGGCAGCCGTGCCGGCGCCCGAGGACTTCAGCTTCGGCACCTTCACCCTGATCCGTGCGGGTGAGCGGGACGGCGACGGGCTCGTGGCCGTGGTCTACGACACGCTGCTCGTCAACCCGGACTTCGGGCGACAGGGGCCCCGGCTCTCGCCGCCCGGCGACGTGGGCGTCTTCGCGCCCGACTACCTCAACGAGCAGGCGACGCTCGTGGGGCTCGCGGTGCTGGGGCGGTGCCAGGACGGCGCCTACGCGCAGGGCGTGTCCCGGGTGGCTGCGCAGGCGAACGCGCCCGTGGACACGATGGACGACGCCGCGTTCGCGCGTTTCCACCGTGACGGGAGCGGCGTGGCGCTCCGCTACGCTCCGATCCTGCAGGCGCAGGGCAAGCTCCTGCTGAGCGAGCTGCTCCAGCAGGTTGTCCGCCGCCTGGAGGGCGCGTTTCCGGCGCGAGCGGAGCATCTCCGCACGCTGCGGGCGAACCTGCTATGGCAGTCGCGCGTGGAGGCGCAGCGATGACGCAACGTGAAGACACGCCGGTCGGGACGGTCCGCGGGCCCGGCGACAGCGCGCACGAGTACGTGTTCGTGACGCAGGATCCCGAGCAGCGCGTCGGCTACGGGGAGTTCGTGACGTACCGCGCCCTGGCCGACGGTGAGGAGCGGGCGATCTTCGGGCGAGTCAGCGCGCGCGTGCCGGAGCGGCGCTACCCCGTCGGCTTGCTGGCGGCGCCCGGCGCGCCGCCCGACGAGATCGCCGCAATGCTGGGCTACGATGCCGATCTCGGCGGGACGGAGCTCGACGCGGTGACCGCCACGGTGCTCGGGTATCACGACGCGGCGCTCGGCGAGTTCGTGAACCCGCGCTGCCCGCCACGGCAGGGCATGCCCGTGCGCATCGCCGGTGACGCGGAGCTGATGGCCGTGCTGGGCAGCAGGCGCCGAGGCGAGGTCGGCTCGGCGGAGGTGGGCAGCCTGCTCAGTCGGCCACAGGGCGCCGTGCCGATCGTCCTGGACGTGCGCGCCATCACGAGCACCCACCTGGCCATCATCGCCGGCACCGGCTCGGGCAAGAGCTACCTGGCGGGCGTGCTGCTGGAGGAGATGCTCCAGCCCTGGAATCGGGCCGCCGTGCTGGTGATCGACCCGCACGGCGAATACGGCACGCTCGACCGGCTCGCTGACTGCGAGGCGCTGCGCGGCGACGATGGCTATCGTCCGGAGGCGCGCATCGTGCACCCCGGAGACATCCGCGTGAAGCTCTGCTCGCTCCAGCGCGGCGACTTTCGCTACCTGATGCCCGAAATGAGCGAGCGCATGTTCCACGTGCTCGAGGAGGCGATCCGCCGGCTGGAGCGGGAGCGCCGGGGCGCATGGACGCTCGACGACCTGCTGCGCGCCGTGGAGGGGAGCGACCCCACGGAGCGAGGCGAGCCCGGCATGACCGCGTTCGCGCTGCACTGGCGGCTCAAGTCTACCTTCCGCGACGCCACCGACATCTTCTCGGACCACGAGAACCTGCGCCTGGACGATCTGTTCGCGCCGGGCCGCTGCACCGTGCTGCAGCTCAACGAGGTGGACCACCGCGCGCAGCAGGCCGTCGTGGCCACGCTCCTGCGGCGTCTCTACGCGGCACGCATGCGCACGCACAGGGGCCAGGCGGACGAGGACGGCGCCGACTACCTGCCGTTCCCGGTCTTCACGTTGATCGAGGAGGCGCACAACTTCGCGCCGGCCTCCGGGGACGGAATCGCGACCGGCATTCTGAAGACGATCCTGGGAGAGGGACGCAAGTTCGGAGTGGGTGTCGGGCTGATCAGCCAGCGGCCGGGCCGGCTCGACGGCGACGCGCTCTCGCAGTGCATGACGCAGTTCCTGCTGCGCATCGTCAACCCGCTTGATCAGGAGAGCGTGTCGCGCGCGGTGGAAGGGGTGGGCCGCGATCTGCTGCGCGAGCTCCCGGCGCTCAGCAAGGGCCAGGCGCTGATGGCCGGACGCGCGGTGAACACGCCGGTGCTTTGCCGCGTGCGACAGCGCCTGACGCCGCACGGCGCGGAGGACCCGGATGCACCGGCGGCCTGGGTGGAGTACCACCGGCGCGCGGCCCAGGAGGAGCAGCGGAAGCTCGCGCTGCCTGGCGCAGCCGCCCGCGTGACGCCGCGCTCGCCCTTCCGTACCTGAGCGGCGCGCACGGGGTGGGAGAGGAGAGCGATGAGGCGCCTCACATCGGCGACCCTTGCGGCGATGCTGCTGGCCGCCGCTGGCCTGGCGGCGGCCGCGCCCGCGACGCGCCTGTTTGACGGGCACACGCTGGCCGGCTGGCAGGGCGACACGCGCGGCACCTGGCGCGTGGAGGACGGCGCGATCGTCGGCGGATCGCTGGAGCGCGCGGTGCCGCGCAACGAGTTCCTGTGCACCGGGCGCGCCTACGGCGACTTCGTGCTGCGGCTGAAGTTCCGTCTTCGCGGCGAAGGCGCGCCGAACGCCGGGGTGCAGGTGCGGAGCCGCCGGCTGCCGGAGCCGGCGAACGAGATGGAAGGTTACCAGGCCGACCTGGGCGACGGGTACTGGGGCGCGCTCTACGACGAATCGCGGCGCAACCGCGTGCTCGCCGCGCCGGACCCCGAGGTCGTCCGGCGCGCCCTGCGCCCCGGTGAGTGGAACGACTACGAGGTGCGCTGCGAGGGACGGCGGATCCAGATCCGGCTCAACGGCGCGCGGACGGTGGACTACACGGAGCCGGACCCGAGCGTCGAGCAGGTCGGCCTGATCGGTCTGCAGGTGCACGGCGGCGGCAAGACGGAGGTGCGATATCGCGACCTCGTGCTGGAGGAGCTAGCGGTCGCCGATCCCGTTGAGACGCCCGGCCCGGCCGGACCCGGCCTCTGGGAGGATCTGGCGCCGGAGCTGCCCGATGCGGCCGTGCGCCGCGCCAACGACCGGTTCCCTCTCTCCGATCAGCGCAACCGCGCGGGGTGGACCCCCTACCGGCCGATGTGGGATGAGTTCGGCGGCGACGGCCTCGACGCGTCGAAGTGGCTGCCGCGCAACCCCGGCTGGAAGGGCCGTCAGCCCGCCTTCTTCTCGCCGCGCAACGTGGAGGTGCGCGAGGGCGAGCTGCGCCTGACGATGCGGCTGGAGGAGGCGCCGCCGGAACTGCGCGGCGAGGGGTACCACACCTTCAGCTCGGCGGCCGTGCAGAGCGTTGGCACGGTGCGCTACGGGTACTTCGAGGTGCGCGCGAAGCCGATGGCCTCGGCCGGCTCGAGTTCGTTCTGGTTCTACAAGGGCGATCCGGATCGCTGGACGGAGATCGACGTGTTCGAGATCGGTGGGCGCGCCGCCGGCTTCGAGCGCAGACTGCACATGACGCTGCACGTGTTCCACACGCCCACCCACAAGACTCACTGGTCGGTGGGCGGCGTCCTCGCGGCGCCCTTCGACCTGGCGGGCGGTTTCCACGTCTACGGGCTGGAGTGGGACCCTGCCGAGGTCCGCTTCTACCTCGACGGGGCGCTCGTCCGGCGCGGTCCCAACACCCACTGGCATCAGGCGCTGACGCTCAACCTCGATTCGGAGACGATGCCGGACTGGTTCGGGCTTCCGCTCCCGGCCGACCTGCCCTCGGCCTACCGCGTGGATTACGTACGCGCCTGGCAGCGGGCCCCCTGGCGTCAGTGAACGGGCGGAGCGTGCTCCCGTGCGCCGGCCAGGCTACTCCAGGCTGACCTCGAACGGCCGGCCCGACGGCAGCGTCTCGTCGTGAAGCAGGCGTCGGCCGCGCCGGATGACGAGGCGCACGGCGTCCGCGGACCGAGCCACCGCGAGGTCGAAGCCGCCGAGGGCGCGCACTCTACGCAGGGCCATGTCCGGCCATCCATCGGGCAGGCGCGGCAGGCAGCGGAGGGATCGGAAGCCGGTGGGAACGATGCCGAACAGCCCCTCGGTGATCGCGCGGCAGTAGAGCGCGCTCTCGGCAGAGAGGTGCGCCTGCCCTCCCTCCGGCCACGCCTCCACGGGGTAGGGTACGTGTTCGCCGAGGAGCCGGCGCCGCGTGTAGGCGAGCAGGTGGCGGATGCCGGCCTCCGTGGCGCCGGCCGCGAGCACGCCGCGAAGCGCGTAGAGGGTGGACCGGTCCCAGAAGGTGCGCTCGCCGGCCTGGGTCGCCAGCCCATCCGGTGTCCACAGGCGGGGGGAGAGAAGAGCCTCGACGGTGCCGGCGGCGCGCTCATCGATGCCCATCACGAGGGGCAGGCAGATCCACGAGCGCAGCACGTGGTTGCCCTCGAAGTAGCGATAGGTGGCATGGCCCTCCACCTGAGCGCCGAAGTGACGTTCGATGGCGAGTCGGAGGGCGTTGGCGCGCGCGTCAAGGTCGGCCGCGGCGGCCGGGCGACCAAGGGCACGGCCCAGGTCGGCCGCGGCGCGCAGCGCCCCGTACGCGAGCGTGGAGGTCGACAGGTTCGCAGAGCCCGTGGGAAATCGGCCCTCGAGCTCGTCGGTGTCCGACTCGACGACGCCGGCGGCGTTCGTCTTGCGGCGGCAATACTCGATGCACCATGCGATTGCGGGCCACAACTCGAGGCCGATGGCGCGGTCGCCGGTCGCCAGGGCATAGCGCGCGGCGCCGTAGCCCACCATCGCGGCGTCGCCGCGATCGCCGCCTGCGTGGTAGACCACGTCGCCCTCCACCTCGAACGACGAGGGGAGCATCTCGAACGCGGGCGTCATGGCGCGGGCGCAGATTCGGTAGGCATTGAGCGCGGCCTCGCAGGCGTCCGGCTCGCCGAGGAAGGGGAAGAAGGGGCCGCCGTACTCGCCCTGATCGTTGGCCCAGATGCCGCCGTAGTAGCGGCCGCCTCCGGGCGAGTGGACCGGGCCCATCCGCGTGTCGAAGATGCTCTCGGCGGCGCGCAGCTTGGCCAGCTCGAAGGCGCGGTCGATCGCCGGCTCGGGGGTCTGCAGGACGAGCGCCGATCGCGTGCGGGCGATCAGCTCGCGCCGCCCTCGCAACGCGGCCGCGGCGTCCGTGGGCCGGAGCGGCTCCACGACTCGCCAGGCCTCGAAGGCCAGCGAGAGGCGTGTGCGAGTCCCGGACGCCAGGTCAGGCCGCGGCGGGCCCACCATACCCGCTCTCAGGGTGTACTCGCCGTAGAGACCGGCGTCGCAGTCGTGGAGCCGCGGGCCGTTCGCTTCCACCGTCCGCGCGCCGCCGACGGCCGTCAGGATCCACTCCTCGAAGGCGCGCGTCTCGGCGGGTGAAGGGAAGATGCGCCGCGTCAGGCGTAGGCCGAGCGCCGCACGGTGGGCGATGGTCAGCACGCCGTCGAACGCGACGCTTGCTACCGGGCCGGGCCGCCACGCCTGGCCGTCGACGCGCAGGCGCGGCTCGACCTCGGCGCCGAAGGTGCGGCGCAGGTACCCGCGCACATCGTCGCGCGCGCCGCGCAGCATTGGCCAGATCACCTCCCGCGCCAGCGACAGGCGCCGCTCCTCGTCGACGCCGTACCGCACGATGAGCGATACGCGCCGACCGCTCATCTCCAGGTGATCCTCATGGGGTAGGCGCCGGTCATGTCGCACGTCCCACCGGATGCCATGCGGGCGCAGATGCCAGCGGTCGGCCTGCCCGTCCGCGGCGGGGTCCACCCTCGCGAGGTGGCGCATGCTACGGCGCCCACCAGAGCGGGCAGGGGCTCCCCTCGGCGGTGGTAAGCAGTGAGCGGTTGTCGCTGTCGTAGGTCAGTGCCTCGAACTGGCCGAGGAACGGGACGCCGCGCGTGCGCGGGCGTGCGCGGAGCGCCTCGCCGAGCGCCTGACCGGGCCTCAGGCTCCACTCGAACGCCTCCGCGTAGGTGCGAATCGCCACGTGCCGACCGTCGCGCGAGAAGTCGCCACCCGTTGCCAGCCGCCCGACAGCGTGCCCGCCGAACTCCAGCGGGTTGGTGAAGCGGATCGTGGCTACGCGCTCGGCGGTCACGGTCCGGTCGCGCGCGAGCGGCATCGGCAGGCGATAGGCGCCGCTCACGCCCGACTCCTCCTTCGATATGACGAACACTTCGCCGGAGGCGGGGTGGACGAGGAGCGTCTCGGCGTCGCGCGGGCCGTCGGGGTAGCGGAACGCAAATCGCTGGGCCAGGTGCGTGTGGCCGCGATGGTCGGTATGCGCACGGTCCACCGGCGGCTCATCGACGCGGTAGACGACGACGCTCGACCGCGCATGGCCGTTGTCGCCGATATCGCCGATGAACAGGGCGGGCTCGCCAGCAGGGCCGGGCCCTGCCGCGATGCCCTCCCAGTCGACTGCGGTCGCGCCCACCACCGTGAAGCGGGCGAGCGCGCGGCCCGCGCGGTCGGTGGCATAGAGCACGGGGTCGCCGCCCGAGTCGTTGTGGGTCCAGAGCACCTTCGGATCGCGGCGACTCACGGTCAGGCCGGAGCTCTCGGCGACGGCGTTGTCCTTGAGCATGGCCAGCAAACGCGGCTGCGCGGCCGCTCGCGGCCGGGACTTCTGCCCGGCGACGGGCGCGCCGGCGGCGAGCGCGAGCAGCGCGGCGAGCGCCGCCGCGCCAAGGTAGGGCGATCGCGTCAAGATGGTCTCCTTCCGGCGCGGCGCACGAGGCCGATTGCCGGGCGCGCGCCGCGTCTGGTACACTCAGAGCGGGAGCGAATCCACATGGACGGCCTGATCCTGGTCGGCCACGGGTCGCTGCTATGCGGCGCCCGCCGGGCATTGCAGGCGCACGCGGAGCGGCTCTCTGGCCGCGTTGAGTTCGGCATCGTCGAGGCGGCGTTTCTGCGTTTCCGCACTCCCACGCTCTCCCAGGCCGCGACGCGGTGCGAGCTGGCGGGCGCGGCCCGCGTGGTGGTGACGCCCTACTCGATCGGTCGCGACCGCCTGGTCGAGGTGGACATCTCGGAGCAGGTGGCCGCCGCCGCCCTCGAGCTTCCCGGCGTGCGCTTCGTGACCGCGGAGCCCCTCGGGTTCGACCCACGGCTGACGGACGCCATCCTGACCAGCGCGCACGCTGCCGTGGCCCCGGAGGTGTGGGCGGAGCGGCTGCGGCTTGCCGGCGGCTACTGCGAGGACGACCCGCGCTGCCCGCTGCACGCCACTCCATCGTGCCCCACCTCGTCCGGCCGTGCCGCGCGCGCGGCCCCCGCGGAGCCGCCCGCCGTCCGAACGCCCGATGGGGCGGCCGACGCGCTGGTCGTGGCCGCCCACGGCGACGCTGACGAGGCCGCGGTGGCGCCGGTGCGGAGGCTGGTCGAGCATCTCGGAGGCCGGCGACCGGTGCATCCGGTGGCGCTCGGGTTCCTGGAGACGAGCGCGCCCGGCATCGCGGCGGCGCTGGAGCGTTGCGCGCGCTCCGGCGCGCGGCGCGTAGCCGTCGTGCCGTATCTGCTGCACCCCGGCACCCATCTTGCCGAGAGCCTGCCGGCCGTCCTCGCCGCCGCACGGACGCGGCGGCCCGACGTGGAACTGCTCCTTGGCGACTTCGCGGGCCGTTCGCCGCACGTCGCGGCGGTCCTCGCCGACCGCGCGCTCGCGGCGCTGCGCGGCGCCGGGTGACGCCGTACCCGGCGCTGCGGCGCCCGGGCCGCATCGCGTTAGGCCCCATTATACTTCAGCCGCGAAACGCGCCCCCGCCGCAAGCGCGCCTGTGCGGCTCCAGTGGAATCCTGGCCGGCCCGCCCTCACGCGCGGGCCGCGCCGCCGAGGAGGACGCGCGTGGAGGGAAGACCTGTCGGGCGCCGGCGCCTGACTCTGGAGGCCATCTTCGACTCCGAGGAGCTCAGCGAGCGCTCGATCGAGCAGCCCCGGTGGATGACGGACGAAACGCGGCTGTCCTATCTCGATCGGGCCCCGGCCGGCGGTCGCAAGACGGTCTGGATCTATGATAGCGTCACACGCGAGCGCCAGCCGGTCCTCGATCCCGACGTGCTTGTCGTGGAGGGGCGCTCCGACCCGCTGCCTGTCCACGCCTATCAGTGGTCGCCAGACGAGCGCCTGCTGCTCCTGACACAGGTGGCGCCGGCCCGGTTCAAGCCGTGCGGCGACCTGTTTGTCTACGAGGTGGACCAACGGCGCCTACACCGCCTCACCGCGACCGATCGGCCCCAGCGCTTTCCACGCTTCTCGCCAGACGGTCGCCGGATCGGCCTGGTGCGCGACGACGACCTCTGGCTGATCGACGTGGCGACCGGTGAGGAGCGCCGGCTGACCTGCGATGCGGCCGAGCGCGTCTATAACGGCCGCTTCGGCTGGGCCTACGAGGAGGAGCTCGGCCAGGCCAGCGGTTGGGAGTGGTCGCCGGACGGCGCGCGCATCGCTTTTGTGCAGCAGGACGAGCGCGGCGTGCCCGAGGTGCTCCTGCCGCGCTACGAGGACCCGCACGCGGCGCCGCGGGTCACCGTCTACCCGAAGGCCGGCGACCCGGTACCCTCCGCGCGCGTGGGCATCGTGGCGACCGACAGCGGCGAGGTGCGCTGGCTTGACCTGGGCTTCGCCGCCGACGAGCCGGGCGAGGAGCACTACGTGGCGCGGGTCCAGTGGACCCCGTCCGGCGGCGGCCTGCTGATCCAGTGGATGAACCGCCTCCAGAACACGCTACGCCTGCTCCACGTCGACGCCGGCAACGGCGAAGGCGCGGTGGCCGCGGTGGAACGCGACCCGGCCTGGGTGGAGGCTCCGGGCGAGCTTCGCTTTGTCCCCGCGCCCGCGGGCGCGTCCGAGCGCTTCGTGTGGCCGGGTGTGCGCGACGGCTACACGCACCTGGAGTTGCGCGACGTGCGCGGCGCCTGCCTGACGACACTGACGGCGGGCGACTGGGATGTGGAGGGCGTCTGCGGGGTCAGCGAGGCCGGCGTCCACTTCGTGGCGGCGCGTCCCAACCCCACCGAGCGGCGGATCTATCGCGTCGGGTTGCGCGGCGGCGAGCCCGAGTGCCTGACGCCGGAGCCGGGCAGCCACTCGGCGCTGTTCAACAAGCGCTGCGAGCGCTTCGTTCACACGCACTCCTCGCTCAACCATCCACCGGTCGTGGCGGTGCGCGATGCGCGAGGTCGGGTCCTGGGCGAGCTGCTGACCGACCCGGCGCCGAACCACGCGCGCTTCGGGCTCGGCCCGAGGGCGCGGCCGCCCACGTCCGATTGGGAGGTGCTGACGTTCGAGACAAGCGACGGGGAGACGCTCTATGCGCGCATGCTGCGGCCGCGCCGTTTCCACCCGTCGCGCCGTTACCCCGTGCTGATGACGACCTATGGCGGGCCGGGCTCGCAAGTGGTGACGAATGCCTGGGGCGGCAAGGCCGCGCTGTGGCACCAGTTCCTGGCACGTGAGGGGTACGTGCAGCTCCTGGTGGACAACCGCGGCACCGGCGCACGCGGGCGCGACTTCAAGAAGC
The Chthonomonadales bacterium genome window above contains:
- a CDS encoding ATP-binding protein, which produces MAVARGGAAMTQREDTPVGTVRGPGDSAHEYVFVTQDPEQRVGYGEFVTYRALADGEERAIFGRVSARVPERRYPVGLLAAPGAPPDEIAAMLGYDADLGGTELDAVTATVLGYHDAALGEFVNPRCPPRQGMPVRIAGDAELMAVLGSRRRGEVGSAEVGSLLSRPQGAVPIVLDVRAITSTHLAIIAGTGSGKSYLAGVLLEEMLQPWNRAAVLVIDPHGEYGTLDRLADCEALRGDDGYRPEARIVHPGDIRVKLCSLQRGDFRYLMPEMSERMFHVLEEAIRRLERERRGAWTLDDLLRAVEGSDPTERGEPGMTAFALHWRLKSTFRDATDIFSDHENLRLDDLFAPGRCTVLQLNEVDHRAQQAVVATLLRRLYAARMRTHRGQADEDGADYLPFPVFTLIEEAHNFAPASGDGIATGILKTILGEGRKFGVGVGLISQRPGRLDGDALSQCMTQFLLRIVNPLDQESVSRAVEGVGRDLLRELPALSKGQALMAGRAVNTPVLCRVRQRLTPHGAEDPDAPAAWVEYHRRAAQEEQRKLALPGAAARVTPRSPFRT
- a CDS encoding DPP IV N-terminal domain-containing protein is translated as MEGRPVGRRRLTLEAIFDSEELSERSIEQPRWMTDETRLSYLDRAPAGGRKTVWIYDSVTRERQPVLDPDVLVVEGRSDPLPVHAYQWSPDERLLLLTQVAPARFKPCGDLFVYEVDQRRLHRLTATDRPQRFPRFSPDGRRIGLVRDDDLWLIDVATGEERRLTCDAAERVYNGRFGWAYEEELGQASGWEWSPDGARIAFVQQDERGVPEVLLPRYEDPHAAPRVTVYPKAGDPVPSARVGIVATDSGEVRWLDLGFAADEPGEEHYVARVQWTPSGGGLLIQWMNRLQNTLRLLHVDAGNGEGAVAAVERDPAWVEAPGELRFVPAPAGASERFVWPGVRDGYTHLELRDVRGACLTTLTAGDWDVEGVCGVSEAGVHFVAARPNPTERRIYRVGLRGGEPECLTPEPGSHSALFNKRCERFVHTHSSLNHPPVVAVRDARGRVLGELLTDPAPNHARFGLGPRARPPTSDWEVLTFETSDGETLYARMLRPRRFHPSRRYPVLMTTYGGPGSQVVTNAWGGKAALWHQFLAREGYVQLLVDNRGTGARGRDFKKQTYLRLGEWEVRDQIEGARYAQGLGFVDPARIGIWGWSYGGYVAAMCILKGADVFRAAIAVAPVTDWALYDAIYTERYMRRPADNPEGYRESAPVNHTERLRGRFLLVHGTMDDNVHFQNSARLAAALQEAKRPFDAMYYPGKHHGIEDRHLHLYRLMTDFLKRSL
- a CDS encoding DUF1080 domain-containing protein; the encoded protein is MRRLTSATLAAMLLAAAGLAAAAPATRLFDGHTLAGWQGDTRGTWRVEDGAIVGGSLERAVPRNEFLCTGRAYGDFVLRLKFRLRGEGAPNAGVQVRSRRLPEPANEMEGYQADLGDGYWGALYDESRRNRVLAAPDPEVVRRALRPGEWNDYEVRCEGRRIQIRLNGARTVDYTEPDPSVEQVGLIGLQVHGGGKTEVRYRDLVLEELAVADPVETPGPAGPGLWEDLAPELPDAAVRRANDRFPLSDQRNRAGWTPYRPMWDEFGGDGLDASKWLPRNPGWKGRQPAFFSPRNVEVREGELRLTMRLEEAPPELRGEGYHTFSSAAVQSVGTVRYGYFEVRAKPMASAGSSSFWFYKGDPDRWTEIDVFEIGGRAAGFERRLHMTLHVFHTPTHKTHWSVGGVLAAPFDLAGGFHVYGLEWDPAEVRFYLDGALVRRGPNTHWHQALTLNLDSETMPDWFGLPLPADLPSAYRVDYVRAWQRAPWRQ
- a CDS encoding DNA double-strand break repair nuclease NurA, with product MLIPAQIARALEMASQGFTEHREAAAATAARYCQALESLGALSAAEIRDRARSLAVPGALPTDEHDATGGVVRFEPRFAHHEEARGWAAGVLRGVPVLAIDGSQIPAAAELSVPVAVAQVGWFLNPHDSGRPYDKGVRAVVLTPRDLRSDGLEGDYVASNVVALRRFELEAGQAAEAMEGQPSSGLVVLFDGSLVVTFAELYVKPLRARYLAAILRLLAASGRAGVPVVGYIDSSRARDLCKLVEGLFRAEGDAPVTDAGLLAGRLDWGDRTPVYRCARGGILADYVSAEHGDHRGGVCFVYLQLATGQPPARVEFPSWVYDAGLHERLLDVVRAEVVAGAGGYPYALETADAVAVITAEDRDRFYALFERFAERNRLGFRRSAKAGSKARRRA